Proteins from a single region of Vulgatibacter sp.:
- the mfd gene encoding transcription-repair coupling factor, with translation MDDLLANETEGTAEGALGRLLERLRDGTGPVPVLGVKGGARGWVAAGIREALGSPLVVVAADEEAADRLAADLGFFLGGGTEGEERKVLRLPVDEVLPYDGLSPDRSTELDRLAALTLLHRGEAPPALVLSARALARRTLPRAMFAGATDEIAVGSSWDRDDLARRLVALGYQSVPLVEDAGTFAVRGGILDLWSPIYGQPVRLEFFGDEVESLRVFEPDTQRTVRTLDRVLLGPAREVLFSDETKRAGIAAIRDAADRVNKPTAQVRELVDSIQEAIPAYGVESFLPGFYEEKLEPIAGFFPEGAVILLDDPVAIDRALEDLWEDLEKEHEATLERADLALPPQAHFLGADEALAQLGAFARADLHSLWMGGADVEAVRFDLPATAGIRKEIENHHGEDGALHPLVERLKRWRERGYTTILAAGSQGQADKLKRLLSERRVAVKIRDEWVPADPSSWWDRSVHAWIVPHELTAGFLAAEAHFAVIAEEEILGVRQKRRLRSARRADMPFVAAFRELNEGDLCVHVDHGICRYGGLQKLNVRGVEGDFLVLHFEGKDKLFLPVSKLRQVQKFVGAGAEHARLDKLGGTSWEKTKKKVKDELLRMAAELLDIYARRKAHPGIEYPQPDRYFHQFEADFAFDETPDQQKAIDDVIADMASGKPMDRLVCGDVGYGKTEVAMRAAFMAVLGQKQVAVLVPTTILALQHFNSFKRRMRDYPVQVDWVSSLRGAKENKEVLQRAAEGKVDIVLGTHALLAPSVAFKDLGLVIIDEEQKFGVKHKERLKRYRAEVDVLTLTATPIPRTLHMSMAGVRDMSIINTPPADRRAIRTFVSKFSPTEIREAILREKGRGGQVYFVHNRVESIGSMQRFLTELVPEASIGVAHGQMGEHVLERIVGDYIDKKYDVLLCTTIIESGLDIPSANTIIVNRADTFGLSQLYQLRGRVGRSSERAYAYLLVPAKQQITKDAQRRLEVLQQFSDLGAGFHIASHDLEIRGAGNLLGAKQSGQIEAVGFDLYSQLLEEAVAETRGEPIQHVVEPEVQLPVPAFIPDDYLPDVHQRLLFYKKLAQANTDEEIEQVREEMIDRCGQPTHEVDALTRTMAIKADLRALRLRALESGPARLVITLGPDALLDPAKVAALVARGGNYRLTPDMKLVVKTAPDLSGERLLEAARYALRDLARCAAA, from the coding sequence ATGGACGATCTGCTGGCGAACGAAACGGAAGGCACGGCCGAGGGCGCCCTGGGCCGTCTGCTGGAGCGGCTCCGGGATGGCACGGGGCCGGTTCCCGTGCTGGGCGTGAAGGGCGGCGCCAGGGGCTGGGTCGCCGCCGGGATCCGCGAGGCCCTCGGCAGCCCGCTGGTGGTGGTGGCGGCGGACGAGGAGGCTGCCGACCGCCTCGCCGCGGACCTCGGCTTCTTCCTCGGCGGCGGCACCGAGGGCGAGGAGCGCAAGGTCCTCCGGCTGCCGGTGGACGAGGTCCTCCCCTACGACGGCCTCTCGCCGGATCGCTCCACCGAGCTCGACCGCCTCGCCGCCCTCACCCTCCTCCACCGCGGCGAAGCCCCGCCGGCGCTGGTCCTCTCCGCCAGGGCGCTGGCCCGGCGCACCCTGCCCCGCGCCATGTTCGCCGGCGCCACCGACGAGATCGCGGTGGGCTCGAGCTGGGACCGCGACGATCTGGCGCGCCGCCTGGTGGCGCTGGGTTACCAGAGCGTGCCGCTGGTGGAGGACGCGGGCACCTTCGCGGTCCGCGGCGGCATCCTCGACCTCTGGTCGCCGATCTACGGCCAGCCGGTGCGCCTCGAATTCTTCGGTGACGAGGTGGAGAGCCTCCGCGTCTTCGAGCCCGACACCCAGCGCACGGTGCGGACCCTCGACCGCGTGCTCCTAGGCCCCGCCCGCGAGGTGCTCTTCAGCGACGAGACGAAACGCGCCGGCATCGCCGCGATCCGCGACGCGGCGGACCGGGTGAACAAGCCCACCGCCCAGGTGCGGGAGCTGGTCGACTCGATCCAGGAGGCGATCCCCGCCTACGGCGTGGAGAGCTTCCTCCCCGGCTTCTACGAGGAGAAGCTCGAGCCGATCGCCGGATTCTTTCCGGAAGGCGCGGTGATCCTCCTCGACGATCCGGTAGCGATCGACCGGGCCCTGGAGGATCTCTGGGAGGATCTGGAGAAGGAGCACGAGGCCACCCTCGAGCGCGCGGATCTCGCGCTGCCGCCGCAGGCCCACTTCCTCGGCGCCGACGAGGCCCTCGCCCAGCTCGGCGCCTTCGCCCGCGCCGACCTCCACTCGCTCTGGATGGGCGGCGCCGACGTGGAAGCGGTGCGCTTCGACCTGCCCGCCACCGCGGGGATCCGCAAGGAGATCGAGAACCACCACGGCGAGGACGGCGCCCTCCACCCGCTGGTGGAGCGGCTGAAGCGGTGGCGGGAGCGGGGCTACACCACCATCCTCGCCGCGGGTTCCCAGGGGCAGGCCGACAAGCTCAAGCGGCTCCTCTCCGAGCGGCGGGTGGCGGTGAAGATCCGCGACGAGTGGGTGCCCGCGGATCCCTCCAGCTGGTGGGATCGCTCGGTCCACGCCTGGATCGTCCCCCACGAGCTCACCGCCGGCTTCCTCGCCGCGGAGGCGCACTTCGCGGTCATCGCCGAGGAGGAGATCCTCGGCGTCCGCCAGAAGCGCCGGCTCCGCTCCGCCCGCCGCGCGGACATGCCCTTCGTCGCCGCCTTCCGCGAGCTGAACGAGGGCGATCTCTGCGTGCACGTCGACCACGGCATCTGCCGCTACGGCGGCCTGCAGAAGCTCAACGTCCGCGGCGTGGAGGGCGACTTCCTCGTCCTCCACTTCGAGGGGAAGGACAAGCTCTTCCTCCCGGTCTCGAAGCTGCGGCAGGTGCAGAAATTCGTGGGCGCCGGCGCGGAGCACGCGCGCCTCGACAAGCTCGGCGGCACCTCCTGGGAGAAGACCAAGAAGAAGGTCAAGGACGAGCTGCTGCGCATGGCGGCGGAGCTCCTCGACATCTACGCGCGGCGCAAGGCCCACCCGGGCATCGAGTACCCGCAGCCCGACCGCTACTTCCACCAATTCGAGGCGGACTTCGCTTTCGACGAGACGCCGGATCAGCAGAAGGCGATCGACGACGTGATCGCCGACATGGCCTCGGGCAAGCCGATGGACCGGCTGGTCTGCGGCGACGTGGGCTACGGCAAGACCGAGGTGGCGATGCGCGCCGCCTTCATGGCGGTGCTGGGGCAGAAGCAGGTGGCGGTGCTGGTGCCGACCACCATCCTCGCCCTGCAGCACTTCAACTCCTTCAAGAGGCGGATGCGCGACTACCCGGTGCAGGTGGACTGGGTCTCCAGCTTGCGCGGCGCAAAGGAGAACAAGGAGGTGCTCCAGCGCGCCGCGGAGGGGAAGGTCGACATCGTCCTCGGCACCCACGCGCTGCTGGCGCCGAGCGTCGCCTTCAAGGATCTCGGCCTCGTGATCATCGACGAGGAGCAGAAATTCGGCGTAAAGCACAAGGAGCGCCTCAAGCGCTACCGCGCCGAGGTGGACGTGCTCACGCTCACCGCCACGCCGATCCCGCGCACCCTGCACATGTCGATGGCCGGCGTGCGCGACATGTCGATCATCAACACGCCGCCTGCGGACCGTCGCGCGATCCGCACGTTCGTCTCGAAATTCTCGCCCACCGAGATCCGCGAGGCGATCCTCCGGGAGAAGGGACGCGGCGGCCAGGTCTACTTCGTCCACAACCGGGTGGAGTCGATCGGCTCGATGCAGCGCTTCCTCACCGAGCTGGTGCCGGAGGCCTCCATTGGCGTTGCCCACGGGCAGATGGGCGAGCACGTCCTCGAGCGGATCGTCGGCGACTACATCGACAAGAAATACGACGTGCTGCTCTGCACCACGATCATCGAGAGCGGCCTCGACATCCCCAGCGCCAACACGATTATCGTGAACCGCGCCGACACCTTCGGCCTCTCCCAGCTCTACCAGCTCCGCGGCCGCGTGGGCCGCTCGTCGGAGCGCGCCTACGCCTACCTGCTGGTGCCGGCGAAGCAGCAGATCACCAAGGACGCGCAGCGGCGCCTCGAGGTGCTGCAGCAGTTCAGCGATCTGGGCGCGGGCTTCCACATCGCCAGCCACGACCTCGAGATCCGCGGCGCCGGCAACCTCCTCGGCGCCAAGCAGTCGGGGCAGATCGAGGCAGTGGGCTTCGACCTCTACTCGCAGCTCCTCGAGGAGGCGGTGGCGGAGACCCGCGGCGAGCCGATCCAGCACGTGGTGGAGCCCGAGGTGCAGCTGCCGGTGCCGGCCTTCATCCCCGACGACTACCTGCCCGACGTGCACCAGCGGCTGCTCTTCTACAAGAAGCTCGCCCAGGCCAACACCGACGAGGAGATCGAGCAGGTCCGAGAGGAGATGATCGATCGCTGCGGCCAGCCCACCCACGAGGTGGACGCCCTCACCCGCACCATGGCGATCAAGGCGGATCTGCGCGCGCTGCGGCTGCGGGCGCTGGAGAGCGGGCCGGCGCGGCTGGTGATCACCCTCGGCCCCGACGCGCTCCTCGATCCGGCCAAGGTGGCAGCGCTGGTGGCCCGGGGCGGCAACTACCGCCTCACCCCCGACATGAAGCTGGTGGTGAAGACGGCGCCGGATCTCTCCGGCGAGCGGCTGCTCGAGGCGGCGCGGTACGCCCTGCGGGATCTCGCCCGGTGTGCGGCGGCATGA
- a CDS encoding phosphatase PAP2 family protein gives MTGGPAEDGVLKRLFWRLIDWIGRNEKSVLVAGLLVVGGVWGFVALADEVNEGETQAFDEWVLRQLRTPGDLSDPIGDVWVEEAARDITALGGVTVLVLVTVSVVVALGLQRRRGTMWLVVGSTLGGALLTSALKDAFDRQRPGVVPHLTEVLTASFPSGHAMLSAVVYLTLGALLARLVRNTWARAWCLLVAMGITVLVGLSRLYLGVHYPTDVLGGWVAGMAWALACWLLARWLQRRGTVERPGPARS, from the coding sequence ATGACCGGCGGCCCCGCGGAGGATGGCGTGCTGAAGCGGCTCTTCTGGCGGCTGATCGACTGGATCGGCCGCAACGAAAAGAGCGTGCTCGTCGCGGGCCTGCTGGTGGTCGGCGGCGTGTGGGGATTCGTCGCGCTCGCCGACGAGGTGAACGAGGGCGAGACCCAGGCCTTCGACGAGTGGGTGCTGCGGCAGCTGCGCACCCCCGGCGATCTCTCCGATCCCATCGGCGACGTCTGGGTGGAGGAGGCGGCCCGGGACATCACCGCGCTGGGCGGCGTCACCGTGCTCGTCCTGGTCACGGTGAGCGTGGTCGTCGCCCTGGGGCTGCAGCGCCGGCGGGGCACGATGTGGCTGGTGGTCGGCAGCACCCTCGGCGGCGCGCTCCTCACCTCCGCCCTCAAGGACGCCTTCGACCGGCAGCGGCCCGGCGTGGTGCCCCACCTCACCGAGGTGCTCACCGCCTCCTTCCCCAGCGGGCACGCCATGCTCTCCGCGGTGGTCTACCTCACCCTCGGCGCGCTCCTGGCGCGGCTGGTGCGCAACACCTGGGCGCGGGCCTGGTGCCTGCTGGTGGCGATGGGGATCACGGTGCTGGTGGGCTTGAGCCGCCTCTACCTCGGGGTGCACTACCCCACCGACGTGCTCGGCGGCTGGGTGGCGGGGATGGCCTGGGCGCTGGCCTGCTGGCTGCTCGCCCGCTGGCTCCAGCGCCGGGGCACGGTGGAGCGGCCCGGCCCCGCCCGCTCCTGA
- a CDS encoding SDR family NAD(P)-dependent oxidoreductase gives MKLPVGTRRVLVTGGGSGIGRAVAERIAADGGEVVVVGRRAERLEAVRDAWPGRIHALPCDLADEAQRQGLLERARDLLGGLDGMVHSAGNVVHQAPGRIDEAALRSQLELNLVAPLRLGEEALRVLESGGGVVFVASTLAFRPVRTSAAYSAAKAGLVAAMASLALEGAPRGVRFNAVAPGLVDTEMIHELRLDPGETMPTGVEYEERLGAQLEALRGLHPLGRLGKAEDVAAAVVHLLGASWSTGTTLTIDGGLLLRE, from the coding sequence ATGAAGCTGCCCGTCGGCACGCGGCGGGTGCTGGTCACCGGCGGCGGCAGCGGCATCGGCCGCGCCGTGGCCGAGCGGATCGCCGCCGACGGCGGCGAGGTGGTGGTGGTCGGGCGCAGGGCGGAGCGGCTCGAGGCGGTGCGGGATGCATGGCCCGGCCGCATCCACGCGCTGCCCTGCGATCTTGCCGACGAAGCCCAGCGGCAAGGCCTGCTCGAGCGGGCCCGGGATCTGCTCGGCGGCCTCGACGGCATGGTCCACAGCGCCGGAAACGTGGTGCACCAGGCGCCGGGCCGGATCGACGAGGCGGCGCTGCGATCGCAACTCGAGCTCAACCTCGTCGCCCCCTTGCGCCTCGGCGAGGAGGCGCTGCGCGTGCTCGAGAGCGGCGGGGGCGTGGTCTTCGTCGCCTCCACGCTCGCCTTCCGCCCGGTGCGGACCTCTGCGGCCTACAGCGCGGCGAAGGCGGGGCTGGTGGCGGCGATGGCCTCGCTGGCCCTCGAGGGCGCGCCGCGGGGCGTGCGGTTCAATGCGGTGGCGCCGGGGCTCGTCGACACCGAGATGATTCACGAGCTGCGCCTCGATCCCGGCGAGACGATGCCCACCGGCGTGGAATACGAAGAGCGCCTCGGCGCACAACTCGAGGCGCTCCGCGGCCTGCACCCCCTCGGCCGCCTCGGCAAGGCGGAGGACGTGGCCGCTGCGGTGGTCCATCTCCTCGGCGCTTCGTGGAGCACCGGCACCACGCTCACCATCGACGGCGGCCTGCTCCTGCGTGAGTGA
- a CDS encoding dihydroneopterin aldolase encodes MQRPFLTTNGRSLDAIEVRGLRADCIVGVYPEERRTVQTLQVDLALFLDTRAAAAGAGLEASLDYARLAGEIRFLLESCRFRLLETAAEALCSYILAPPTADAPHAQVEAVSVRLTKPGALGGDAVPSLEIHRSREEMGFPVEEKKWGRVDVLHASQGCGIYRLRIAPGASIPTHVHQAMEERELILGSNLLLQGRPVAPGSAFRWPKDLPHRYDNPAQVEGTILCVDRPAFLPHDEIEVAHEGELPWVEPVPFYPAAERAR; translated from the coding sequence ATGCAGCGTCCCTTCCTCACCACCAACGGCAGGAGCCTCGACGCCATCGAGGTCCGCGGCCTGCGTGCCGACTGCATCGTCGGCGTCTACCCGGAGGAGCGGCGCACGGTGCAGACCCTGCAGGTCGATCTGGCCCTCTTCCTCGACACCCGCGCCGCAGCTGCAGGCGCAGGCCTCGAGGCGAGCCTCGACTACGCGCGCCTCGCCGGCGAGATCCGCTTCCTCCTCGAGTCGTGCCGTTTCCGCCTCCTCGAGACCGCCGCGGAGGCGCTCTGCAGCTACATCCTCGCGCCGCCCACCGCCGACGCGCCCCACGCGCAGGTGGAGGCGGTGAGCGTGCGGCTCACCAAGCCCGGCGCCCTCGGCGGCGACGCCGTTCCCTCCCTCGAAATCCACCGCAGCCGCGAGGAGATGGGCTTCCCCGTCGAGGAGAAGAAGTGGGGCCGGGTCGACGTGCTCCACGCCAGCCAGGGCTGCGGGATCTACCGGCTGCGGATCGCGCCGGGGGCGTCGATCCCCACCCACGTCCACCAGGCGATGGAGGAGCGGGAGCTGATCCTCGGGTCCAACCTCCTGCTCCAGGGCAGGCCCGTGGCGCCGGGGAGCGCCTTCCGCTGGCCGAAGGATCTGCCCCACCGCTACGACAACCCGGCGCAGGTGGAGGGCACCATCCTCTGCGTCGATCGGCCGGCCTTCCTGCCCCACGACGAGATCGAAGTGGCGCACGAGGGCGAGCTGCCCTGGGTCGAGCCGGTGCCCTTCTACCCTGCGGCGGAGCGGGCGCGATGA
- a CDS encoding SDR family NAD(P)-dependent oxidoreductase, protein MSKAFVTGAGIRVGRATALALAHAGYDLVLHAHASVDALEEVAAQARALGRQVDLRTADLSDPDAVDRLAAALRAEHPALDLVVHNAGIFERVPFARIDRARYRRMQAINLEAPFFLTQGLLPSLLAAPAPCVIHVTDIAAERPYDEYAHYSVSKAGLLMLTRALAVELGPKVRVNGVAPGTVAFPPDYDEATKQSILARVPMGREGDPEDVARAVLFLAQQPYVTGQVINVDGGRSVVL, encoded by the coding sequence ATGAGCAAGGCTTTCGTCACCGGCGCCGGCATCCGCGTCGGCCGCGCCACCGCCCTCGCCCTGGCCCATGCTGGCTACGACCTCGTCCTCCACGCCCACGCGTCGGTCGATGCGCTGGAGGAGGTGGCGGCGCAGGCCCGGGCGCTGGGCAGGCAGGTCGATCTCCGCACCGCCGATCTCTCGGATCCCGACGCGGTCGATCGCCTCGCCGCAGCGCTGCGCGCCGAACACCCGGCGCTCGATCTCGTGGTCCACAACGCCGGCATCTTCGAGCGGGTGCCCTTCGCCCGGATCGATCGGGCCCGCTACCGGCGGATGCAGGCGATCAACCTCGAGGCCCCCTTCTTCCTCACCCAGGGGCTCCTCCCCTCGCTGCTCGCGGCGCCGGCGCCCTGCGTGATCCACGTCACTGACATCGCCGCGGAGCGGCCCTACGACGAGTACGCCCACTATTCGGTGAGCAAGGCCGGGCTGCTCATGCTCACCCGCGCGCTGGCGGTGGAGCTCGGACCGAAGGTCCGGGTGAACGGCGTGGCGCCAGGGACCGTGGCCTTCCCGCCCGACTACGACGAGGCGACCAAGCAGTCGATCCTCGCCCGGGTGCCGATGGGCCGCGAGGGTGATCCCGAGGACGTGGCCCGGGCGGTGCTCTTCCTCGCGCAGCAACCCTACGTCACCGGCCAGGTGATCAACGTGGACGGCGGCCGCTCGGTCGTGCTCTGA
- a CDS encoding MBL fold metallo-hydrolase: protein MHRRYELAGGEAAGAMSDGSIFFVGTATTLIRFGGFSILTDPNFLHQGEKVHLGYGLHSTRRTEPACQLEDLPPFDFVLLSHLHEDHFDRKVEQRLPRHTQILTTPKAARALAHRGFYAVDAMHPWESIEFARGESRLRVTSMPGRHGPMAFARLLPPVMGSMLEFGHERFGLLLRLYVSGDTLVYEAIREIPERFPGIDCALLHLGGTRVMGVLVTMDGKQGVEMMKIVEPEIAVPIHYDDYDVFRSPLSDFADEVHAAGLDGHVRWIHRGETLPIPNPLARTREAHEEETQPP from the coding sequence ATGCATCGGCGCTACGAGCTCGCCGGTGGGGAGGCCGCCGGGGCGATGAGCGACGGCTCGATCTTCTTCGTGGGGACGGCCACCACGCTCATCCGCTTCGGCGGCTTCTCGATCCTCACCGACCCGAACTTCCTGCACCAGGGCGAGAAGGTCCACCTCGGCTACGGGCTCCATTCGACCCGGCGCACCGAACCCGCCTGCCAGCTCGAGGATCTCCCGCCCTTCGACTTCGTGCTCCTCTCCCATCTCCACGAGGACCACTTCGATCGCAAGGTCGAGCAGCGGCTGCCGCGCCACACCCAGATCCTCACCACGCCGAAGGCGGCCCGGGCGCTGGCGCACCGAGGCTTCTATGCCGTCGATGCGATGCACCCCTGGGAATCGATCGAATTCGCCCGGGGCGAGAGCCGGCTCCGCGTGACCTCGATGCCGGGGCGCCACGGGCCGATGGCCTTCGCCAGGCTGCTGCCGCCGGTGATGGGCTCGATGCTCGAATTCGGCCACGAGCGCTTCGGCCTGCTGCTCCGCCTCTACGTGAGCGGCGACACGCTGGTCTACGAGGCGATCCGCGAGATCCCCGAGCGCTTCCCGGGGATCGACTGCGCCCTGCTCCACCTCGGCGGTACGCGGGTGATGGGGGTGCTCGTCACCATGGACGGCAAGCAGGGCGTGGAGATGATGAAGATCGTCGAGCCGGAGATCGCGGTGCCGATCCATTACGACGACTACGACGTCTTCCGCTCGCCGCTCTCCGACTTCGCCGACGAGGTCCACGCAGCGGGGCTCGATGGCCACGTGCGCTGGATCCACCGGGGCGAGACGCTGCCGATCCCCAACCCGCTGGCGCGGACGCGGGAGGCGCACGAGGAAGAGACGCAGCCGCCCTGA
- a CDS encoding peptidylprolyl isomerase yields the protein MKATKGNVVTVQYTLTDSKGEVLESSVGDAPLQYLHGFDEIAEGLENVLQDKEKGFKTKVTLKAADAYGERDDEMVIEVPRSDLPEDVEEGEEIWSDDEEGEPQGFTVMKLTDETATLDGNHPYAGKDITFDVELLDVRAATAEELEHGHAHGEEEECE from the coding sequence ATGAAGGCGACCAAGGGCAACGTCGTTACCGTGCAGTACACCCTCACCGATTCGAAGGGCGAGGTGCTCGAGAGCAGCGTCGGCGACGCGCCCCTCCAGTACCTGCACGGCTTCGACGAGATCGCCGAGGGCCTGGAGAACGTGCTCCAGGACAAGGAGAAGGGCTTCAAGACCAAGGTCACCCTGAAGGCCGCCGACGCCTACGGCGAGCGCGACGACGAGATGGTGATCGAGGTGCCCCGCTCCGACCTCCCCGAGGACGTGGAAGAGGGCGAGGAGATCTGGTCGGACGACGAGGAGGGCGAGCCCCAGGGCTTCACGGTGATGAAGCTCACCGACGAGACCGCCACCCTCGACGGCAACCACCCCTACGCCGGCAAGGACATCACCTTCGACGTGGAGCTGCTCGACGTGCGCGCCGCCACCGCCGAGGAGCTCGAGCACGGCCACGCCCACGGCGAAGAGGAGGAGTGCGAGTAA
- the rarD gene encoding EamA family transporter RarD, with protein MQNPTERASTLAGGAYAFGAYLIWGFFPAYWKLLGGVAPGVIIAHRIAWSFVFVAGLLTLGRRWPELLAALRRRRTLGLLALTTSLISCNWLLFIWAVNTGHVTEASLGYYINPLVNVLLARLFLGERLRPLQLAAVVVAFAGVGWLALGLGVVPWVSLTLASTFGLYGLLRKRASVESLTGLAVETGLATPVAVAWLLLVPASGAFGSTQGEALLLVGAGAATAIPLLWFATGARRLRYSTMGIIQYVAPTCQLGLAVLAYGEPFTERHAVTFGLIWTAVALYAADGLLARRPPVPAAPPVLRT; from the coding sequence ATGCAGAACCCCACCGAGCGCGCTTCCACCCTGGCCGGCGGCGCCTACGCCTTCGGCGCCTACCTGATCTGGGGATTCTTCCCCGCCTACTGGAAGCTGCTCGGCGGCGTCGCTCCCGGCGTGATCATCGCCCACCGGATCGCCTGGTCCTTCGTCTTCGTGGCGGGGCTCCTCACCCTGGGCAGGCGCTGGCCCGAGCTGCTGGCGGCGCTGCGGCGCAGGCGGACGCTGGGGCTCCTCGCCCTCACCACCTCGCTCATCTCCTGCAACTGGCTGCTCTTCATCTGGGCGGTGAACACCGGCCACGTCACCGAGGCGAGCCTCGGCTACTACATCAACCCGCTGGTCAACGTGCTCCTGGCGCGGCTCTTCCTCGGGGAGCGCCTGCGCCCGCTGCAGCTCGCCGCGGTGGTGGTGGCCTTCGCCGGCGTGGGCTGGCTCGCCCTCGGGCTGGGGGTGGTTCCCTGGGTCTCCCTCACCCTGGCCTCGACCTTCGGCCTCTACGGCCTGCTCCGGAAGCGGGCCTCGGTGGAATCCCTCACCGGCCTCGCCGTCGAGACCGGCCTCGCCACCCCGGTGGCGGTGGCCTGGCTCCTCCTCGTCCCGGCGAGCGGGGCCTTCGGCTCCACGCAGGGGGAGGCCCTCCTCCTCGTGGGCGCCGGCGCCGCCACCGCGATCCCGCTCCTCTGGTTCGCCACCGGCGCCCGCAGGCTCCGCTACTCGACCATGGGGATCATCCAGTACGTCGCCCCCACCTGCCAGCTGGGGCTCGCGGTCCTCGCCTATGGCGAGCCCTTCACCGAGCGCCACGCGGTGACCTTCGGCCTGATCTGGACGGCGGTGGCCCTCTACGCCGCGGACGGCCTCCTCGCCAGGCGCCCCCCGGTGCCGGCAGCCCCGCCCGTGCTGCGCACCTGA